The Drosophila teissieri strain GT53w chromosome X, Prin_Dtei_1.1, whole genome shotgun sequence genome has a segment encoding these proteins:
- the LOC122625231 gene encoding ras-related protein RABD2a, whose protein sequence is MSHYKYLFKILVLGDCGVGKSCLLMRFSDDRFTGKYLCTVGVDFKVRSVEVAGQVVKLQVWDTAGEERFKSLLPAYYRGAHGILLVYDTTSASSFRSIDGWLEEIRRKCPDRVNVLLVGNKCDDLEHRQVSLEQALHYADRRSLGFREVSAKSGANVNYVFAALAVDIFNRLVASAPNRLSAGQNDRDESEDRAKSPVEKIHLVRKGRLRSRNIEPCC, encoded by the coding sequence ATGAGCCACTACAAGTACCTGTTCAAGATCCTCGTGCTGGGTGACTGCGGTGTGGGCAAGTCCTGCCTGCTGATGCGCTTCTCGGATGACCGCTTCACCGGGAAGTACCTGTGCACGGTGGGCGTGGACTTCAAGGTGCGCAGCGTGGAGGTGGCCGGTCAGGTGGTGAAGCTGCAGGTGTGGGACACCGCCGGCGAGGAGCGCTTCAAGTCTCTGCTGCCGGCCTATTATCGCGGTGCCCATGGCATTCTGCTCGTCTACGACACCACATCGGCCAGCAGTTTCCGCAGCATCGATGGCTGGCTGGAGGAGATCCGTCGCAAGTGTCCGGATAGGGTTAACGTTCTGCTGGTGGGCAACAAGTGCGATGATCTGGAGCATCGCCAGGTGAGCCTGGAGCAGGCCCTGCACTATGCCGATCGTCGGTCACTCGGCTTTCGAGAGGTTTCCGCCAAGAGTGGCGCGAATGTAAATTACGTATTCGCCGCGTTGGCCGTCGACATATTCAATCGTCTGGTGGCTTCTGCACCCAATCGCTTGTCAGCTGGGCAGAATGATAGGGATGAGTCGGAGGACAGGGCGAAGTCACCGGTTGAAAAGATTCATCTAGTTCGCAAAGGTCGGCTGAGGTCCAGAAACATCGAACCCTGTTGTTGA